One window from the genome of Acuticoccus sp. I52.16.1 encodes:
- the groES gene encoding co-chaperone GroES, with protein MNFRPLHDRVVVRRIESDTKTKGGIIIPDTAKEKPQEGEVIAVGPGARDENGSVQPLDVKAGDRVLFGKWSGTEVKLDGEDLLIMKESDIMGVVEGVAVSA; from the coding sequence ATGAACTTCCGTCCGCTGCACGACCGCGTCGTCGTGCGCCGCATCGAGTCCGACACCAAGACCAAGGGCGGGATCATCATCCCCGATACCGCCAAAGAGAAGCCGCAGGAAGGCGAAGTCATCGCCGTCGGCCCCGGCGCCCGCGACGAGAACGGCTCCGTCCAGCCGCTCGACGTGAAGGCTGGCGACCGCGTCCTGTTCGGCAAGTGGTCCGGCACCGAGGTGAAGCTCGACGGTGAGGACCTCCTCATCATGAAGGAGAGCGACATCATGGGCGTCGTCGAAGGCGTCGCCGTCTCCGCCTAA